A section of the Elizabethkingia anophelis R26 genome encodes:
- a CDS encoding JAB domain-containing protein, protein MNQAEQNIYGHNTNFGFPKSQETRYIKTSEGKELPYELFTNTSSNSSSSIIREETHSGYSTDFALVQRQFTENKQLSFIAGTKIQNINDVAWLFRSLEDEAIEHAFILYRFKDNSYMVQQLSSGGITGTVVDLRLVAGNAFALNPSSITLVHNHPSGNLVSSNEDRNILRKLQNIFEGSDIQVEDGIVINLRSGKYLVFNENEDGDRIKELKNQYEKQSNVAIYSFSKQIFATNYQPQKITGPEDVAAFISTQKFGISDKTEALILNNANEIVGKFILPQHKQFEKLVELMTVHAGAGTILYGNNISKEMFNDYNKRLSPTGFKILDAMLLQSNNYYSLAQNEIIRDPQHTEFKINNANEDPHIDFRVGEENSSLKYANNNYQNTKNMNISSLNWVEKLLLHNTKAYKDFIKNISNHKEIKGSSEQEKKFLEVYYNRELKKDNPNNFLFSARTLNEKKQTTQINNFLNGSETEMFLKNIDFNNKAYLFKDIKHQNEIIISNPVLVNGILKELDDYKKEHGINHTESAKNMIFTVATQKKQTHNLESHPYSIAEGNWIKNQEKYTNLTPKYAVSILSQNNGEKKLSFVDNRNQSVIVIDNAAITQKVISDLYAKELENRTDLSKGLTNTQIDEKQALHYRNYETEARKLGIAITSHTGLEFNPTQVMAIEFAEDYINSRRSGMNGNKEIKDYYQQLDKTGKDIFLDSFKNHISANHKENGVISKALLEAKIQSFEKFISSNAEISSQTLKIQNNEKLDEKFSKISDLYLGQIDNGKNTVFDVLDDASRLYNSLSKDEKKEYINSLETLLHYDFSDNKASIDEIESFLIKAEDDLTYGSEKEVFKSNLEQIGENIDSQKFFIIDDLQITPEQRDPELLTDEQLSKIPDVLHGFELMYNHKRDLALGVLEFRRNGVFFSIEPDRRILMTYLDEETSTHEKYLTVNDVKFINQKIETVQNKEALDKIPNEPDLFENIPEELTTVYEKWQQKIENGLDYKDCANFQKDCEALGYTFNYGLDAVPFDLRPIDIKEQNINNQNSKIMTTQNKDFDQVKYLKDQLKYLQFGEGEKLHKDLEAGINSSEKEFKIKTSSDKTLPGNTVDFTLNYNKSEKGGIFLNSYQAELKNKKGEELSHIFNISKENTFDAKEAINLLEGRSVKIEFMNPKIEEKQTAFVKLDFNEPKTQYGTYKFQSFHENYGVNTAEIVDKSGLIFDKPEWKDDTIKSLERGNIVNVKFKHEDKEIEGKAFLNPQYKTLNLYDSNMTRINTNKPLEGMGNDNAHDKNNVREQNRSRGI, encoded by the coding sequence ATGAACCAAGCAGAACAAAATATATATGGACATAATACAAATTTTGGTTTTCCGAAGAGCCAAGAGACTAGATATATTAAAACGTCGGAGGGTAAAGAATTACCATACGAGCTCTTCACCAATACTAGTTCTAACTCAAGCTCCTCAATCATACGGGAAGAAACTCATTCAGGATACTCCACAGATTTTGCTCTAGTTCAAAGGCAGTTTACTGAGAACAAACAACTATCATTCATTGCTGGGACGAAAATCCAAAATATTAATGATGTAGCCTGGTTATTTCGATCTCTTGAAGACGAAGCTATTGAGCATGCTTTTATTCTCTACAGATTTAAAGATAATAGTTACATGGTGCAGCAATTGTCTTCAGGTGGTATTACCGGAACAGTTGTAGATCTTCGTTTAGTTGCCGGAAATGCTTTTGCTCTTAACCCTTCAAGTATAACATTAGTACACAACCATCCTAGCGGGAATCTTGTATCCAGTAATGAAGATCGTAATATACTAAGAAAGCTACAAAATATTTTTGAAGGTTCAGATATCCAGGTTGAAGATGGTATTGTCATAAATCTTCGCTCAGGAAAATATCTCGTATTTAATGAAAATGAGGATGGCGATAGAATTAAAGAGCTGAAGAATCAATACGAAAAGCAGTCCAATGTGGCCATATATAGTTTTAGTAAACAAATATTTGCTACAAATTATCAGCCACAAAAAATAACTGGTCCTGAAGATGTAGCTGCCTTTATATCTACTCAAAAGTTTGGTATATCAGACAAAACAGAAGCCTTAATACTAAATAATGCTAATGAAATTGTTGGAAAATTCATTCTACCACAACATAAACAATTTGAAAAACTGGTGGAGCTTATGACTGTTCATGCAGGAGCAGGAACAATCCTATATGGAAATAATATTTCAAAAGAAATGTTTAATGATTATAATAAAAGATTATCTCCTACCGGATTTAAGATACTGGATGCTATGCTTCTACAAAGTAACAATTACTATTCGTTAGCTCAGAATGAAATCATTAGAGATCCACAGCATACTGAGTTCAAAATAAATAACGCCAATGAAGATCCACACATCGATTTTAGGGTTGGAGAAGAAAATTCCTCCCTAAAATATGCTAATAACAACTATCAAAATACAAAAAATATGAATATTTCATCTTTAAATTGGGTTGAAAAACTCTTGTTACACAATACAAAAGCTTACAAAGATTTTATTAAAAATATTTCCAACCATAAAGAAATAAAAGGCAGCTCTGAGCAGGAAAAAAAATTTCTGGAGGTTTATTACAACAGAGAATTAAAAAAAGATAATCCAAATAATTTCCTATTCTCTGCCAGAACACTTAACGAAAAGAAACAAACAACCCAGATCAATAATTTTCTAAACGGTAGTGAAACGGAAATGTTTCTAAAAAATATTGATTTCAATAATAAAGCATACCTATTTAAAGACATTAAACATCAAAATGAAATTATTATCAGTAATCCCGTTTTAGTAAACGGAATACTAAAAGAACTGGATGATTATAAAAAAGAACATGGCATTAATCATACGGAATCAGCCAAAAATATGATATTCACCGTCGCTACACAAAAAAAGCAAACTCATAACTTAGAATCTCATCCCTATTCAATAGCTGAAGGAAACTGGATTAAAAATCAGGAGAAATATACTAATCTAACTCCTAAATATGCTGTCTCTATCTTATCACAAAACAATGGTGAAAAAAAATTATCCTTTGTTGACAATAGAAATCAAAGTGTAATTGTAATAGACAATGCAGCAATTACTCAAAAAGTGATTTCAGATTTATATGCTAAAGAATTAGAAAATAGAACTGATTTGAGCAAAGGACTCACAAACACTCAGATTGATGAGAAACAAGCTCTGCATTATAGAAACTACGAAACTGAAGCTAGAAAGCTTGGAATTGCTATTACATCACACACAGGATTAGAATTTAATCCTACACAGGTAATGGCAATAGAATTTGCGGAGGATTATATCAATTCCAGAAGATCAGGAATGAATGGTAATAAGGAAATTAAAGATTATTACCAGCAATTAGATAAAACCGGGAAAGATATTTTCTTGGACAGTTTTAAAAATCATATTTCAGCAAATCACAAAGAAAATGGAGTTATATCAAAGGCTCTCCTTGAAGCTAAGATACAATCATTCGAGAAATTCATTTCTAGCAACGCTGAAATTTCCTCACAGACTCTAAAAATTCAAAATAATGAAAAATTAGATGAAAAGTTCAGTAAAATATCCGACTTGTATCTTGGGCAGATTGACAATGGAAAAAATACAGTTTTTGATGTATTAGACGATGCTTCAAGACTATATAATTCTCTTTCTAAAGATGAGAAAAAGGAATATATAAATTCTCTTGAAACACTGTTACACTACGATTTTTCAGACAATAAGGCTTCCATTGATGAAATAGAAAGCTTCTTGATTAAAGCTGAAGATGATCTTACTTACGGTTCAGAAAAGGAAGTATTCAAAAGCAATTTAGAACAAATTGGAGAAAATATAGATTCTCAAAAATTTTTTATTATAGACGACCTACAAATTACTCCTGAGCAAAGAGATCCTGAACTTCTCACAGACGAGCAACTTAGTAAAATTCCTGATGTCTTACATGGATTTGAACTCATGTATAATCATAAAAGAGATTTAGCATTAGGTGTATTAGAATTTAGAAGAAATGGAGTATTCTTTTCTATCGAACCAGACAGAAGAATCTTAATGACCTATTTGGATGAAGAAACAAGCACCCATGAAAAATATCTCACGGTTAATGATGTAAAATTCATCAATCAAAAAATAGAAACCGTACAAAATAAAGAAGCACTGGATAAAATTCCCAATGAACCGGATTTATTTGAAAACATTCCTGAGGAATTAACGACTGTTTATGAAAAATGGCAGCAAAAGATAGAAAATGGGCTTGACTATAAAGATTGTGCAAATTTCCAGAAAGACTGTGAAGCTCTAGGTTATACATTTAATTATGGATTAGACGCAGTACCCTTTGACTTACGTCCAATTGATATAAAAGAACAAAATATTAACAATCAAAATTCAAAAATTATGACAACACAAAACAAAGATTTCGATCAAGTAAAGTACTTAAAAGATCAATTAAAGTATTTGCAATTTGGAGAAGGTGAAAAACTGCATAAAGACCTTGAAGCAGGCATTAATTCTTCGGAAAAAGAATTTAAAATTAAAACTTCTTCAGATAAAACTTTGCCTGGAAATACCGTAGATTTTACACTTAATTACAACAAATCTGAAAAAGGTGGAATTTTTCTTAATTCTTACCAGGCGGAGCTAAAAAATAAAAAGGGAGAAGAACTTTCTCATATTTTCAATATTAGCAAGGAAAACACCTTTGATGCAAAAGAAGCTATTAATCTACTAGAAGGACGTTCTGTAAAGATTGAGTTTATGAACCCTAAAATTGAGGAAAAACAAACAGCTTTTGTAAAGTTGGATTTTAATGAACCAAAAACTCAATATGGTACTTATAAGTTTCAGTCTTTCCATGAAAATTATGGTGTAAATACAGCCGAAATTGTCGATAAATCTGGATTAATATTCGATAAACCTGAATGGAAGGACGATACTATCAAGTCTCTTGAAAGAGGGAATATTGTAAATGTGAAATTCAAACATGAAGATAAGGAAATAGAAGGTAAAGCCTTTCTTAACCCTCAGTACAAAACACTTAACCTTTATGATAGCAACATGACCAGAATTAATACTAATAAACCCTTAGAGGGAATGGGAAACGATAACGCTCATGACAAAAATAATGTAAGAGAGCAGAATAGATCCAGAGGTATTTAA